One stretch of Solenopsis invicta isolate M01_SB chromosome 16, UNIL_Sinv_3.0, whole genome shotgun sequence DNA includes these proteins:
- the LOC105204791 gene encoding synaptosomal-associated protein 25 isoform X6 produces the protein MNLWRARGVCWRYARRARRLASALWSHSTTRESEEIGANTLTMLDHQGEQLDRIEEGMDQINADMKEAEKNLTGMEKCCGLCVLPCNKGASFKEDEGTWKGNDDGKVVNNQPQRVMDDRNGLGPQTGYIAKITNDAREGEMEENMGQVNTMIGNLRNMAIDMGSELENQNRQIDRINRKGESNETRIQVANERAHQLLK, from the exons AGCAAGGAGGCTGGCATCCGCACTCTGGTCGCACTCGACGACCAGGGAG AGCGAGGAGATCGGAGCGAACACTCTGACGATGTTAGACCACCAAGGCG AACAGCTGGACCGAATCGAGGAGGGCATGGACCAGATTAATGCCGACATGAAAGAGGCCGAGAAGAATCTCACCGGAATGGAGAAGTGCTGCGGCCTTTGCGTTCTTCCCTGTAACAA AGGCGCCAGCTTCAAGGAAGACGAAGGTACGTGGAAGGGCAACGACGACGGCAAGGTCGTGAACAACCAGCCGCAACGGGTGATGGATGACCGCAACGGTCTCGGACCGCAGACCGGCTACATCGCCAAGATTACGAACGACGCGCGCGAGGGGGAGATGGAGGAGAACATGGGCCAGGTGAACACGATGATCGGCAATCTGAGGAACATGGCGATCGACATGGGCAGCGAGCTCGAGAATCAGAACCGGCAGATCGACAGGATCAACCGCAAG GGCGAATCGAACGAGACGAGGATACAGGTGGCCAACGAGCGAGCCCATCAGCTACTCAAGTAA